In Haloarcula rubripromontorii, the sequence GCGTTTCGATGGCGCTTGCTCCCACACCTGAACGAGGTCACCGGCGCTCGCAGCATGGGCCGGGTCGGCCCGAATCGCGACGGCGTTCGTCGAGGGGGGCAATGTCGGGCCGATACCAGCCGCCCGCGAACCGACGGCGAGGTAGTCGACAGTCCCGTCGTCGGCCAGTTCGACGTCGACGTGGCCGACGCCGTAGTCGGTCTTGAGCCGGCCGACCAGCCGCTCCCGGAGTTCGTCTTTCGTCAGGCGGCGGGGGAAGAGAAAGCGACGGTTCGCGAGCGTCTCTTTTGTCTCGTCGGGCATCGGGTCGTAGCCGATGATGTCGTCGATATCTTCGGGAAGGCGAACCGACGTGACGCGGCCGACGGTCTGGACGATCTCGCTCACGTCAGCATCGATGTTTCGGCCGCCGGTTGCCGCAAAGAGGTCGACACCCAGTCGGTCTCCGATGCGCATGCCGCCGTAGGCCCCGACGCCGCCGGCGAGGAACGCGGCGAGGTTCAGCAGTACCGCGCCGGCCGCAAGCACGTCCTCGTCGCCGAGGATGACCTCGCTGAGCGCGGTCGTCGCGCCGATGACGAGGACGACGGCGGTCAGCCCGAACAGGAGCGCCAGCCCGGTCTGAATACGCTCACGGACGTACCAGCGGTAGAAGACGGCGATAGCACCGGCCGGCGTCGCGGCGAGGATCGTAATGGCGAGGAGCCAGACGACGCCCTCGACCAGCGTCCGTGACACCGTCCCCAGTTGCAGGTTCGCACCGATCTGTGCGAGCAATGTCGGGCTGAACGGCGTCATGCGACCGCCTCCGCGAAGGCGTCGAGGTCGGTGCGACGACCAATCGCGTACAGTTCGTCGCCCGCCTCGACGACTGCGTCGCCGCGTGGCGCGACCTGCCAGCCGTCCGGCGTCCGGATGGCGGCGATGGCAACGTCGTAGGTCTCCCGAACGTGAGCGTCCCGGAGCGTCGTCCCGTCGAGCGGGCCGTCGGTGCGAACCGTGAGTCGGCGAAAGCGGTTGCCGGCCCGCCGGAGCAGAGAGACGAGTTCGTACTCCCGATGTGTGCCGCGGGGTTCGACCACGACCTTTGGCCGGGCTGACCGCAGGAGCGGTTGCACGTCGGTCCGCGTGACGGCGACCGTGAGCCGGCCCTCGCCGCCGTCGGTCGTCGGTGCCCGGACCGGCGTCGGAGGTGCGTCGGTGTCGGCGATCTCCGGTTCCGTCGGCGTCTCGGCGGGCGTCTCGTCGGCCACCGGGTCCGACCGGGCACTGACGACAGTCCCCCGTACCTGTGCGTCCTCAGTCAGCACGGTCACCTCGTCGTTGCGGGCCAGGCCGGTCGGCAACAGCGCCTCAACCGAAACGGCGTGGCGATTATCGCCCACGCGCTTCGATAGCCCGGAAAACGGCGGTGCGGCGACGACCGTCGCCTGCCCCTGTTCGTCTATCGAGACGGAGGCGTCGCCGAGGTCGAACTCCGATTTCAGCCGCTCCTCCATCCGGCGTTCGAGTTCGCCGATGCGGAGGTCGGCCGGGAACCGCCACTCCTCGTTTCGGATGTCGGCACGAAGCGGCTCCGAAAGCGGCGGATACCCTTCCATATCGGCCACGTCGCCGACAATACGGATCCGGACCTCGTCACGGCCACCGACGAATTCAACCACGTCCGCGGACAGTTTCTTCTCTCGTAGTCCCTGCAAAGAGAGCCGCTTCGGGAACGTCGCCCCGAGCTGGTCGCCCTTGCTGTGTGCGTACAGCGACACCATCCCGACGAGGATGATTGCAGTGATTACTCGCTCGGCGTTTGGAGCCTGCGTAATCGACTTATCAGCCAGTGCCATGAGGCCGCCGCTGACGCCGGCAAGTGCAATTGCCAGCACGACGACACCGAACCCCGGCACGGTAATACCGGTGAAATACTTGAAACTGAACCCCAGCGCCCACGACACGAGCGCCGGTATCACTCCCACCAACAGCCCCAGATAGATTCCCATCAACACCTCGACCGGGAGTGAAGCCATGTCCACATCCTGCGTGGCCGGTAGTAAATCGCTTCCGGCCCGCGGACAGTACATTTACACCGACTGATGTAATCTGGATGGGTATGGACAGACCGCGGGACTGGTTTGGGGCACGTGCGACCATCGTCTTGCCGGTGCTGGTAGCGGTGCTTTCGTTCGTCACTGGTGTGGTCAACATCAGTGCCGTGTCCATCAGCGGGCCGCTCGGGGACCTCATTCCGCGCAGCATCCAGCGGACTGCCGGGTTCACCGGCGCACTCACGGGGTTCACGCTCCTCGTCAGCGTCGTCGGACTCCGGCGCCGCCTGCGAATCGCGTGGTACGCGACCGTCGTCTTGCTCCCCGTGGCGGCGGTACAGGGGCTTGTACAGAACTCCGCGGTGTCGATTCCGTTCGTCGGCTCCGTGCCGAGTTCGGCGGTGTCGATTCCGCTTGTCGCCCTCTCGCTGCTCTCGCTCCCGACGATGCTACTGAACCGACGGCGGTTCGACCGACCGATCGACCTCTCGACGGCGCAACTGGCCGCTGGCGCGGCACTCCTCGGCTCGCTCATGTACGGGACGGCGGGGTCGTACGCGCTCCGGGACGAGTTCGACAACCTTTCGACGGCGACCGATGCGTTCTATTACACGCTGGTCACGGCCAGTACTGTCGGGTACGGCGACGTGACCCCACAGAGCCAGCAGGCGAAGCTGTTCGGGATGTCCGTGGTCGTCCTCGGGACGGCCAGTTTCGCCATCGCGCTGGGATCGCTGCTGGGCCCCGCAATCGAGAAGCGGCTTTCGGAGGCACTCGGAAACATGACTGACGCACAACTGGACCTGCTTGAGAACCACGTGCTGGTACTCGGCCACGGCGACCTGACGGAACCGATTATCGAAGAACTGACCGGCGAAATCGATTTCGTTGTCATCACGCCGGACACGGAGACGGCCACCCGGCTCCAGCAACAGGACATCGCCGTCCTGACTGCGGACCCGAGCGACGAAGAGCCGATGCAACGGGCCGGTATCGAGGACGCCGCCGCCGTCGTCGCGGCGACGAACGACGACGCGCAGGACGCGCTGGCGATACTGACGGCCCAGACGCTCAATCCGGCGGTCAACATCGTCGCCGCGGCGACGGACCGCGAAAACATCGAAAAGCTTCGGCGAGCGGGCGCAGACACGGTTATCAGCCCTGCAGTACTGGGCGGCCATCT encodes:
- a CDS encoding potassium channel family protein; protein product: MYCPRAGSDLLPATQDVDMASLPVEVLMGIYLGLLVGVIPALVSWALGFSFKYFTGITVPGFGVVVLAIALAGVSGGLMALADKSITQAPNAERVITAIILVGMVSLYAHSKGDQLGATFPKRLSLQGLREKKLSADVVEFVGGRDEVRIRIVGDVADMEGYPPLSEPLRADIRNEEWRFPADLRIGELERRMEERLKSEFDLGDASVSIDEQGQATVVAAPPFSGLSKRVGDNRHAVSVEALLPTGLARNDEVTVLTEDAQVRGTVVSARSDPVADETPAETPTEPEIADTDAPPTPVRAPTTDGGEGRLTVAVTRTDVQPLLRSARPKVVVEPRGTHREYELVSLLRRAGNRFRRLTVRTDGPLDGTTLRDAHVRETYDVAIAAIRTPDGWQVAPRGDAVVEAGDELYAIGRRTDLDAFAEAVA
- a CDS encoding NAD-binding protein → MDRPRDWFGARATIVLPVLVAVLSFVTGVVNISAVSISGPLGDLIPRSIQRTAGFTGALTGFTLLVSVVGLRRRLRIAWYATVVLLPVAAVQGLVQNSAVSIPFVGSVPSSAVSIPLVALSLLSLPTMLLNRRRFDRPIDLSTAQLAAGAALLGSLMYGTAGSYALRDEFDNLSTATDAFYYTLVTASTVGYGDVTPQSQQAKLFGMSVVVLGTASFAIALGSLLGPAIEKRLSEALGNMTDAQLDLLENHVLVLGHGDLTEPIIEELTGEIDFVVITPDTETATRLQQQDIAVLTADPSDEEPMQRAGIEDAAAVVAATNDDAQDALAILTAQTLNPAVNIVAAATDRENIEKLRRAGADTVISPAVLGGHLIVQSALGREGMENIADHLLDVNDEDDADI